In Chelonoidis abingdonii isolate Lonesome George unplaced genomic scaffold, CheloAbing_2.0 scaffold0027, whole genome shotgun sequence, a single genomic region encodes these proteins:
- the ADRA2A gene encoding alpha-2A adrenergic receptor encodes MFNLENPFTERGRFFSSMEYQHQLEEEGYPPPGSNRSLNESEAGPRGGTPYPLHTTLTLISLAGLLMLFTIFGNVLVIIAVFTSRGLKAPQNLFLVSLASADILVATLVIPFSLANEVMGYWYFGKVWCEIYLALDVLFCTSSIVHLCAISLDRYWSITQAIEYNLKRTPRRIKCIIFIVWVISAVISFPPLISIEKKNGQQADQRAAGCKINNEKWYIISSCIGSFFAPCLIMILVYIRIYQIAKRRTRVPPSKRGDHPNKRQNGLADKEELPAAAKLNGEKVMEGGGGEGGQERELNGIDMEETSSSEHNENQQCRKQGRPQRCKGKTKLSQIKPGDSLPRRMEEERNAKASRWRGRQNREKRFTFVLAVVIGVFVICWFPFFFTYTLTAVCKSCSVPATLFKFFFWFGYCNSSLNPVIYTIFNQDFRRAFKKILCRIDRKRIV; translated from the coding sequence ATGTTTAACCTGGAGAACCCGTTCACGGAGAGGGGGCGCTTCTTCTCTTCCATGGAGTACCAGCACCAGCTGGAAGAGGAGGGTTACCCGCCTCCTGGCAGCAACCGGAGCCTGAATGAGAGTGAGGCCGGGCCCAGAGGAGGTACCCCTTACCCTCTCCACACCACTCTCACCCTCATCAGCCTGGCAGGGCTGCTCATGCTCTTCACCATCTTCGGCAACGTGCTGGTCATCATTGCTGTCTTCACCAGCCGTGGGCTCAAGGCTCCCCAGAACCTCTTCCTGGTCTCCCTGGCCTCAGCTGACATCCTGGTGGCCACGCTGGTCATCCCTTTCTCACTGGCCAACGAGGTGATGGGCTACTGGTACTTTGGCAAGGTCTGGTGCGAGATCTACCTGGCCTTGGACGTGCTATTCTGCACCTCCTCCATCGTGCACCTGTGCGCCATCAGCCTGGACCGCTACTGGTCCATCACCCAGGCCATCGAGTATAACCTCAAGCGCACACCGCGCCGCATCAAGTGCATCATCTTCATCGTCTGGGTCATCTCGGCCGTCATCTCATTCCCGCCCCTCATCTCCATTGAGAAGAAGAACGGGCAGCAGGCTGACCAGCGGGCAGCTGGGTGCAAGATCAACAATGAGAAGTGGTACATTATTTCCTCCTGCATCGGCTCCTTCTTCGCCCCCTGCCTCATCATGATCCTGGTCTATATACGTATCTATCAGATTGCCAAGAGGAGAACCAGGGTGCCCCCCAGCAAGAGAGGAGATCACcccaataagaggcaaaatggcTTGGCAGACaaggaggagctgccagcagcagccaagCTCAATGGGGAGAAggtgatggagggaggaggaggggaaggagggcaggagagggagctAAATGGCATAGACATGGAGGAGACTTCCTCCTCGGAGCACAATGAGAACCaacagtgcaggaagcaggggagacCCCAGAGATGCAAGGGCAAGACCAAATTGAGCCAGATCAAGCCTGGGGACAGCTTGCCCaggaggatggaggaggagaggaatgcCAAAGCATCCCGGTGGAGGGGCAGGCAGAACCGGGAGAAGCGCTTTACCTTTGTGCTGGCAGTGGTGATCGGGGTCTTTGTCATATGCTGGTTTCCCTTTTTCTTCACCTACACACTCACCGCTGTCTGCAAGAGCTGCTCCGTGCCTGCCACCCTCTTCAAGTTCTTCTTCTGGTTTGGTTACTGCAACAGCTCTCTGAACCCTGTCATCTACACCATCTTCAACCAGGACTTCAGGAGGGCCTTCAAAAAGATCCTCTGCAGAATAGACAGGAAAAGGATTGTTTGA